In one Thermoplasmataceae archaeon genomic region, the following are encoded:
- a CDS encoding type II secretion system F family protein, producing the protein MPNSDDVSAVKLDVQDKKKASGHSVFKEGLPSPTLLFSLRVFEKIYNNNSLSNKLEDDLKRSKIPLTAVQYLSLMSLYSLFFLIADIAVSISVSQILKFNTIYIIAVAFLSFIAWGLYIFYFPSSVTSARRKDIDAKLPIAISYISAMASADIPIDRIFSDLGKIELYGEISREAKSISVLTEIFGMDILGAIKEASKFSPSRRFAEFLSGIYTTANSGGNLREYLLGKAKQYNSELTIGIRRNVESIGVLAESYITVGVAFPLMMMVIVGVIAVLSPSPSLNIILFLAIIVGIMIPVITGLFSIFIRSTMKEVEF; encoded by the coding sequence ATGCCAAATTCTGACGATGTTTCTGCCGTTAAGCTCGATGTTCAAGACAAAAAAAAGGCCTCAGGGCATTCTGTCTTCAAAGAGGGATTGCCATCTCCAACGCTTTTATTTTCGTTAAGGGTATTTGAAAAGATTTACAATAATAACTCCCTCTCCAACAAGCTCGAAGATGATCTAAAAAGGTCAAAAATCCCCCTGACAGCGGTTCAGTATCTATCTCTAATGTCACTTTATTCACTTTTCTTTCTCATAGCGGATATTGCAGTGTCTATCTCAGTCAGCCAGATTTTGAAATTCAATACAATTTACATAATCGCCGTGGCTTTCCTGTCATTCATCGCATGGGGGTTATACATTTTTTATTTTCCATCAAGTGTGACTTCAGCACGCAGAAAGGACATAGATGCAAAGCTCCCCATAGCAATAAGCTATATTTCTGCAATGGCATCTGCTGACATTCCGATTGACAGAATTTTCTCAGATCTCGGAAAGATTGAGCTTTATGGAGAAATTTCAAGAGAAGCTAAGTCAATAAGTGTGTTGACCGAAATATTTGGAATGGATATTCTCGGAGCCATAAAAGAAGCCTCTAAGTTTAGTCCGTCTCGGAGATTCGCAGAGTTTTTATCTGGTATATATACAACTGCAAATTCGGGGGGGAACCTTCGAGAATACCTGCTGGGTAAAGCAAAACAGTACAATTCAGAACTGACAATCGGAATAAGGCGTAATGTTGAGTCAATAGGTGTTCTGGCTGAGAGCTATATCACGGTTGGAGTAGCGTTTCCACTCATGATGATGGTAATCGTTGGCGTGATTGCGGTACTGTCACCTTCACCATCCCTGAACATAATTCTCTTCCTCGCGATCATAGTAGGTATAATGATACCGGTCATCACTGGTTTGTTCTCAATATTCATACGAAGCACAATGAAGGAGGTGGAATTCTGA
- a CDS encoding type II secretion system F family protein translates to MISALTPYGYYEYKEKLGMLEMERRLPDLLRDIAEYANFGLPVSQSIVKAGGNDYGRISEIVRNMAKKISSGVPVEEAIESEEKNLKSKAIKRALIVLRKATQSGNNISEVLRLVSEFSGEMEVIREGRISEMKNFVLVMYVAFAVFFFVVIIIDIEFLGKISHGSFTTLGIASVALIKIIFSIGILVQGGSTGFMSGILRDGSIGTGSFLAGVTLLLSVVILAIFGVI, encoded by the coding sequence GTGATTTCAGCATTAACCCCATACGGTTATTATGAGTACAAGGAAAAGCTTGGCATGCTTGAAATGGAAAGACGGTTGCCTGATCTTTTGAGAGATATCGCGGAATACGCAAATTTCGGCCTCCCTGTTTCGCAATCAATAGTGAAAGCTGGAGGCAACGATTATGGGAGAATCAGTGAAATCGTCAGGAACATGGCTAAAAAAATCTCTTCGGGTGTTCCTGTTGAGGAAGCAATAGAATCTGAGGAGAAAAATCTTAAGTCCAAGGCTATCAAAAGGGCCCTTATAGTACTGAGAAAGGCAACCCAGTCTGGAAATAATATTTCGGAGGTTCTTCGCCTTGTATCTGAATTCTCCGGAGAGATGGAGGTTATTCGCGAGGGGCGGATATCCGAGATGAAAAATTTTGTACTTGTGATGTACGTGGCATTTGCAGTGTTTTTTTTTGTTGTCATTATCATCGACATCGAATTTCTGGGAAAAATATCACACGGAAGCTTTACTACACTCGGAATTGCAAGCGTTGCATTAATCAAAATAATATTTAGTATCGGTATCCTTGTACAGGGAGGAAGTACAGGCTTCATGTCTGGCATCCTTAGGGATGGAAGCATCGGGACAGGATCCTTCCTCGCTGGAGTAACACTTCTCTTATCGGTCGTAATTCTAGCTATTTTCGGGGTGATCTGA
- a CDS encoding type II/IV secretion system ATPase subunit, whose product MADGHRLLVKERREGDLSFREILPGLIYSHIYRNADDRRISYEIFEPQMSPVAEEEYRKRISKIIESGLSNGTSSKRWDYLFSRESKHPASNILGESDLDVVEYYVNRDISRYGKITGLLLDPDVEDISCEGAIKPVFVFMKAYGFIPTNVSYATENELNFFIRKIVQDSGKNISVASPIVDSTLPDGSRIQASIGGDVTPTGPAFSIRKFRKEPLTPLDLIGLGTAPSEVFAYLWLAVEYGANIIITGGTASGKTVMLNSILLFIPQNQKIITIEDTRELRLPHDNWLSLISREGTGRETRANGKRLGQIDMFDLLTASLRHRPNYIVIGEVRGREAFTIFQAMSTGRYGLATFHAEDIDTLIHRLESEPINIPRNLIGSLDAVIVMGNFVYKGETRRRVKSLLEVMPPESHRGELTVNKVYSLNHDDTFSSSGFSYLLQKIGNRYGIPASVMEKDVQIRKGILESMIRKGSTNYDEFTGMIFSFYHDRDKVIEMYGV is encoded by the coding sequence ATGGCTGATGGCCATCGTCTGCTTGTTAAGGAGAGGCGAGAGGGTGACCTGTCGTTTCGCGAAATCCTTCCCGGCCTAATTTATTCCCATATATACAGAAATGCAGATGATAGACGGATTTCATACGAGATATTCGAGCCCCAGATGAGTCCCGTAGCAGAAGAGGAGTATAGGAAGCGCATAAGTAAAATCATTGAGAGCGGACTTAGTAACGGCACATCGTCCAAGAGGTGGGACTATCTTTTTTCAAGGGAATCTAAACATCCCGCGTCTAACATTCTGGGGGAATCAGACTTAGATGTGGTAGAATATTATGTTAACAGAGATATTTCGAGATACGGAAAAATAACAGGTCTTCTATTGGACCCCGATGTAGAGGACATATCGTGTGAAGGGGCGATTAAACCAGTGTTTGTTTTTATGAAAGCTTATGGTTTTATTCCCACAAATGTGAGTTATGCCACAGAGAATGAACTTAACTTTTTTATTCGCAAGATTGTCCAGGATTCTGGCAAGAATATATCTGTGGCCAGCCCCATCGTGGATAGCACCCTTCCTGATGGGTCGAGAATACAGGCATCTATAGGTGGAGATGTTACGCCAACAGGGCCAGCTTTTTCAATCAGAAAATTCCGGAAAGAGCCACTCACGCCGCTTGACCTTATCGGCCTTGGGACTGCCCCTTCAGAAGTTTTCGCCTATCTGTGGCTTGCGGTAGAATATGGTGCCAATATAATAATAACGGGAGGAACAGCTTCTGGCAAGACTGTCATGCTGAACTCAATTCTACTATTTATCCCGCAGAACCAGAAAATTATCACCATTGAGGACACCAGGGAGTTGAGGTTACCGCACGACAACTGGCTTTCTCTTATTTCCAGAGAAGGGACAGGTCGCGAAACGCGGGCCAATGGCAAGAGATTGGGACAGATAGATATGTTTGATCTCCTCACGGCATCCCTGCGGCACAGACCAAACTATATAGTAATAGGAGAAGTGAGAGGGCGTGAGGCATTTACCATATTCCAAGCCATGTCTACTGGGAGGTATGGACTTGCCACTTTTCACGCTGAAGATATAGACACCCTGATCCATAGGCTTGAATCTGAGCCAATCAATATCCCAAGAAATCTTATAGGCTCCCTGGACGCTGTCATAGTGATGGGCAATTTTGTATATAAGGGAGAAACCAGGAGGAGAGTCAAGTCACTGCTTGAAGTAATGCCTCCAGAGAGTCATAGGGGAGAGTTGACGGTGAATAAAGTCTATTCCTTGAATCATGATGATACCTTCAGCTCTTCCGGGTTCAGTTACCTTCTTCAGAAGATTGGAAACAGGTATGGCATACCGGCATCTGTCATGGAGAAGGATGTACAGATCAGAAAAGGTATTCTGGAATCAATGATCCGAAAGGGATCGACTAACTATGATGAATTTACAGGTATGATTTTCTCATTCTACCACGACAGGGATAAAGTTATAGAAATGTATGGCGTTTGA
- a CDS encoding sodium:proton antiporter, translating into MVSTFAYEYYQISFVFILAAFAIPISRKLTIAYIPILILLGIVFGPMLGVLSNSFSLYLMSEFGTVGIGLLGIVIILYSESHHIDLKVLRSQFFPIAILDTLGITITALIAAILFSLLTGAPFIIGFIFGAIISPTDPASLIPIFRRVSVKEDISGTLIGESLFNDPLGIILFTIALAFVASQSPDVQLFNTFASHVGMYLGTVSFLIMQIAVPSVIGVAIGFSVIYLNKYLNFESLIVGLMLGIVILEFTILEASGITPFPAIIATGAIVGNFNDKSIFWSREAGFQENLSFLSQSIIFLLLGSILTRTNIFVYWEMGVALALGVIFVARPAAVFSSLSIFSRKISKKPINNRTKLFISLVGPRGVVSVVLSTLPLVIGREYNIPLLLQYGQAIYVGVSFIVIISIILQTIYTPFIANRLTREGPKI; encoded by the coding sequence ATGGTGTCAACATTTGCATATGAGTATTATCAGATAAGTTTCGTTTTCATTCTTGCAGCTTTTGCTATCCCAATTTCGAGAAAATTGACCATCGCCTATATCCCTATATTGATCCTCCTCGGCATTGTTTTTGGTCCCATGTTAGGGGTTCTAAGCAATAGTTTTTCCCTGTACCTGATGTCCGAATTTGGCACAGTAGGTATCGGGCTTCTCGGAATAGTCATAATCCTTTACTCGGAAAGCCACCATATAGACCTCAAGGTACTCAGGAGCCAGTTCTTTCCTATAGCAATTCTCGACACCCTAGGGATAACCATAACAGCCCTGATTGCCGCAATTCTTTTTTCCTTACTGACAGGCGCCCCGTTTATCATTGGATTCATATTCGGAGCTATCATTTCCCCCACTGACCCTGCAAGCCTCATACCAATATTTAGGAGGGTCAGCGTGAAGGAGGACATCTCCGGAACCCTTATAGGGGAAAGCCTTTTCAATGATCCCTTAGGTATTATTCTCTTTACGATTGCACTGGCATTTGTCGCATCACAGTCACCGGATGTCCAACTCTTTAATACTTTCGCAAGTCACGTGGGCATGTATCTGGGAACAGTCTCATTCCTGATTATGCAAATTGCTGTCCCATCAGTGATAGGCGTCGCGATAGGTTTCAGCGTTATTTATTTGAACAAATACCTGAATTTCGAGAGCCTGATAGTTGGGCTCATGCTTGGGATTGTGATACTGGAATTTACTATCCTCGAAGCTTCCGGCATCACGCCATTCCCCGCAATAATAGCCACTGGAGCTATAGTCGGGAACTTCAACGATAAGAGCATTTTCTGGAGCAGAGAAGCAGGATTTCAAGAGAATTTGTCATTTCTGTCTCAATCCATAATTTTTCTGCTTCTGGGAAGCATACTTACGAGGACAAACATTTTTGTTTATTGGGAAATGGGCGTCGCCCTGGCTCTTGGCGTAATTTTTGTTGCGAGACCAGCAGCTGTTTTTTCGTCTTTAAGTATATTTTCGAGGAAAATTTCAAAGAAACCAATAAACAACAGGACCAAGCTGTTTATTTCTCTTGTTGGTCCCAGAGGCGTTGTATCGGTCGTTCTTTCCACCTTACCGCTTGTCATAGGGAGGGAATACAACATACCATTACTGCTGCAATACGGCCAGGCAATTTATGTTGGAGTTTCTTTCATCGTTATAATTTCTATCATACTTCAGACCATATACACACCCTTCATAGCCAATCGCCTTACCAGGGAAGGGCCGAAGATATGA
- a CDS encoding NAD+ synthase translates to MNSAVSAEAVQKIVKFIRSYVSKKQAILGVSGGIDSALVLKLLSLSLDKERVKAFYLPDGIYGTADAIDVEKISSATGIPVQTVDIHEIVSAFSHTLKISDRRALGNIKSRIRMSVLYYQANIHDGLVVGTTNKSEFYTGYFTKYGDGGCDLEPILHLSKSEVRDLSAYLEIPPSILSKSPSAGLWEGQTDESELGLKYRDIDNAIENLINRRKMPSNEEEARVSELIRASEHKRRLPESML, encoded by the coding sequence GTGAATTCTGCAGTTTCTGCTGAGGCAGTGCAAAAGATCGTGAAATTTATCCGGTCCTATGTTTCTAAGAAACAGGCTATTCTCGGGGTCAGTGGTGGTATCGATAGTGCACTGGTACTAAAACTACTTTCCCTGTCTCTCGACAAGGAAAGAGTCAAAGCTTTTTACCTCCCTGATGGGATTTACGGAACAGCTGATGCCATAGACGTAGAAAAGATTTCTTCGGCCACGGGTATTCCTGTTCAAACTGTGGATATCCACGAAATAGTTTCTGCCTTTTCTCACACATTGAAAATCAGTGATAGACGGGCACTGGGAAATATAAAGTCGAGAATAAGAATGAGCGTACTCTATTATCAAGCTAATATTCACGATGGCCTTGTTGTCGGCACGACCAACAAAAGTGAGTTTTACACCGGGTACTTTACAAAGTACGGGGACGGAGGATGCGATCTTGAGCCCATCCTTCACCTTTCTAAAAGCGAAGTGCGTGATCTTTCTGCGTATCTGGAGATTCCGCCGAGCATTCTTTCCAAATCTCCAAGTGCAGGATTGTGGGAAGGCCAGACCGACGAATCGGAATTAGGGCTTAAATACAGGGATATAGATAACGCCATAGAAAACCTGATCAACCGCAGGAAAATGCCATCAAACGAAGAGGAAGCTAGAGTCTCCGAGCTAATCAGGGCCTCGGAGCATAAGAGGAGGTTACCTGAGTCTATGCTGTAA
- a CDS encoding bifunctional 5,10-methylenetetrahydrofolate dehydrogenase/5,10-methenyltetrahydrofolate cyclohydrolase, whose translation MTEQILGGPLAERMVESLKARVTSLKDHGIDPHLFLVQVGSDEATETYVRAKVKRGNKIGIKVSHQKFDVGITYEKLIEEINSISLDEEVSGVMVENPLPKHLDFFKVVENIPFYKDVDGMTATNQGMIALRNEFLVPATAAAVVELISDVKPPQGSSVAIINRSPIVGKPLAMMLINRDFTVTVCHSKTPDIRKITKASDIIVPAVGKLNFLDRSYVSENSIIVDVGINAVENGIKGDANYEELNGFVRAITPVPGGVGPLTATLIMENTVRAAEYKRSHR comes from the coding sequence TTGACAGAACAAATCCTTGGTGGACCACTTGCAGAAAGAATGGTTGAATCACTGAAGGCACGGGTGACTTCGTTGAAGGATCATGGGATAGACCCACATCTATTTCTCGTTCAGGTCGGAAGTGATGAGGCAACAGAAACATATGTGCGAGCTAAGGTAAAGAGGGGAAACAAGATAGGCATTAAGGTTTCCCATCAGAAGTTTGATGTTGGCATAACCTATGAAAAACTGATAGAAGAGATCAACAGCATTTCACTAGATGAGGAGGTGAGCGGCGTTATGGTTGAAAATCCGCTCCCAAAGCATCTGGATTTCTTTAAGGTGGTGGAGAACATCCCCTTTTACAAAGATGTCGATGGGATGACCGCGACGAACCAAGGGATGATTGCCCTGAGGAATGAATTTCTTGTCCCTGCCACGGCAGCAGCTGTGGTAGAGCTAATTTCTGACGTAAAGCCTCCACAGGGATCAAGTGTTGCCATCATCAACAGGTCACCGATTGTCGGCAAACCTCTTGCAATGATGCTCATAAACCGTGATTTTACAGTTACGGTCTGCCATTCAAAGACTCCGGACATAAGGAAAATTACTAAGGCCTCAGATATCATTGTTCCAGCCGTTGGAAAACTAAATTTCCTTGACCGGAGTTATGTCAGCGAGAATAGCATAATTGTTGATGTTGGGATAAATGCTGTTGAAAATGGTATAAAAGGCGACGCTAACTATGAGGAACTGAACGGATTTGTAAGGGCGATCACACCTGTTCCCGGAGGCGTTGGACCACTTACTGCCACACTCATTATGGAGAACACGGTAAGGGCGGCCGAATACAAGAGATCTCACCGGTGA
- a CDS encoding glucose 1-dehydrogenase: MEYVKAIYTVAPGGGVKIDRLPIEKLPEQNVKLKVIYNGLCGTDRGIVSGSLSFAYNPSGSDRLILGHESLCMIEEIYAESNEFKKGDLVVPIVRRPGDCVNCRIGRQDNCSDGKKHEAGITGMDGFMREYFYDNLDYLVKVPDVALKDVAVLTEPLKNVVKGFEVFDIVSKRSVFANEFSTLEGKRCMVIGTGSEAFLYAMVAKEYGFDVTLINRHSLEPRKLEIIHSFGIEFLDYITEPGKAIDHENNLIIDTSGDPGTVFRFLKTLAYNGVLVLFGTNGRAAPASIDGKDLDFFIERNITVAGTVDAAKIHYIKAIEYLRKWKYVYGNSLSDLITGIFPPENLELFSRKPSGEIKSVLRW; the protein is encoded by the coding sequence ATGGAATATGTAAAAGCAATTTACACAGTTGCTCCAGGTGGCGGAGTTAAGATAGACAGGCTTCCAATTGAAAAACTACCGGAGCAAAATGTAAAACTGAAGGTCATTTACAACGGACTTTGCGGTACAGACAGAGGAATTGTTTCTGGATCACTTTCCTTCGCTTACAACCCCTCTGGTTCTGATAGACTGATCCTAGGGCATGAGTCCCTTTGCATGATCGAAGAAATTTATGCTGAAAGCAATGAGTTCAAAAAAGGGGACCTCGTAGTACCCATCGTAAGGAGACCGGGTGATTGTGTAAACTGCAGGATAGGGAGACAGGACAACTGCTCCGACGGCAAGAAACATGAAGCTGGAATAACTGGGATGGATGGTTTCATGAGAGAATATTTTTACGATAATCTGGACTACCTGGTTAAAGTCCCAGATGTGGCACTCAAGGACGTTGCTGTGCTTACAGAACCCCTGAAAAATGTAGTCAAGGGGTTTGAGGTCTTTGACATAGTTTCAAAGAGATCTGTATTCGCAAATGAATTTTCGACCCTTGAGGGAAAAAGGTGCATGGTCATTGGGACAGGATCTGAAGCTTTCCTTTACGCAATGGTTGCCAAAGAATATGGTTTTGACGTCACTTTGATCAACAGGCACTCACTGGAGCCAAGGAAACTGGAAATAATTCACAGCTTCGGAATAGAGTTCCTTGACTACATCACGGAACCGGGCAAGGCTATTGACCATGAAAACAACCTGATAATCGATACCAGCGGGGACCCAGGAACAGTGTTCAGATTCTTGAAGACCCTTGCCTACAACGGTGTACTTGTTCTCTTTGGAACCAATGGCAGAGCTGCGCCGGCTTCGATAGACGGAAAGGATTTAGACTTCTTCATAGAGCGCAACATAACCGTTGCGGGTACCGTGGATGCTGCCAAGATACATTATATTAAGGCCATTGAATATCTTAGGAAGTGGAAATATGTTTATGGAAATTCGTTATCCGATCTAATAACCGGAATCTTTCCGCCTGAAAATCTGGAGTTGTTTTCACGAAAACCTTCCGGTGAGATAAAGTCTGTATTGAGGTGGTAA
- the ribA gene encoding GTP cyclohydrolase II, which produces MVKLYSKAKLPTIFGLFEIYVFSDEENEENAVLVRGDVTSKENVPVRIHSECLTGDVLGSKRCDCRDQLLKSLEFLGKQDFGMLIYLRQEGRGIGLLDKIRAYSLQDQGYDTVEANLMLGLPADKRDYTFAVNVIKYFKIKSIRLMTNNPLKIDFLQKYDIKISDRIPIISEPTPYDQFYLDTKRLRLGHQI; this is translated from the coding sequence ATGGTGAAGCTATACTCAAAGGCAAAATTGCCGACGATTTTCGGATTATTTGAAATATACGTGTTCTCAGATGAGGAAAATGAAGAGAATGCAGTTCTTGTAAGGGGAGACGTTACTTCCAAGGAGAATGTGCCTGTGAGAATCCACTCTGAATGCCTTACGGGAGATGTCCTAGGTTCAAAGAGATGTGATTGCAGGGATCAGCTCTTAAAGTCACTGGAATTCCTTGGGAAACAGGATTTCGGAATGTTAATTTATCTCAGGCAGGAGGGGAGAGGCATTGGCCTGCTTGACAAGATTAGGGCGTACAGCCTACAGGATCAGGGTTATGATACGGTTGAAGCCAACCTTATGCTTGGCCTCCCTGCTGACAAGAGGGATTATACCTTTGCAGTAAATGTTATAAAATACTTTAAGATAAAATCCATCAGACTTATGACAAATAACCCGCTGAAAATTGATTTCCTGCAGAAGTACGACATAAAGATTTCAGACAGGATCCCCATTATCAGCGAACCCACGCCCTATGACCAGTTCTATCTTGATACCAAGAGATTAAGATTGGGACACCAGATATGA